In Papaver somniferum cultivar HN1 chromosome 1, ASM357369v1, whole genome shotgun sequence, a genomic segment contains:
- the LOC113272862 gene encoding uncharacterized protein LOC113272862, giving the protein MAGECYMRPNSGHMVANTWRQDKENDRDSTPHKGPTATLSPRKSPRLIEKAKRTVGVSLTKMVLDFENHVEEPTQASSQVIVNLDDDSLGTEFWKSAANKVDVVEEAVNATKESVLHLQNLNADDCHPEDQPWSQPLIYSEGEDDADWKEFLHNFSMKSSAGKDSEEDDEDDHYDRLLETDDEVEVFKEVKEPLIDFEIENGKGKEIANGSEDHYGPEMVGRPLPNHEVRVVDNGQHWFDDSDFEDFLVAADSVDNELFPEPENEIQVVVDDRIDEGMEFPDKTAFKRHLRNMYLLGQNAGLVRVIILESRRVCKGFGEPILCPWYISARRIPGEATWSIRDFHLHHTCIGDPYGRNSCANPEFVAQHVINKLRESHVKNVPKPSEIAAEFWTSHNTLIPYHVAWKARNNVLERINGSFDESFRLIPSLCEMIKRTNPGSIATFTYGRDNRFESVTISFDAPMRGFINGCRNVVGLDGCHLKGKYGGCLLSATALDGQNGLVPLGIMVCRNECAENWFLFLNNLKHRLADHPVEPINFISDRQKGLRDAVQKLFPTSPHRFCFRHMYANFKMHYKGSKVHTLFWNAARAYKPKHFQAHMDSMMSENVSACQYLMGEDPKSWCRAFFDHKSACEHLSNNFSESFNNMITNIREKPICKLVLMYGQLVMGLFYKRRNACVGWDSGDLVPTAKKLLKKMFKKTGEYKVEGAVAGKLYEVTSIHNTIFTVDLEKHTCSCIQWQLRGFPCQHAVCALQQIRPNWVEYCARYYSVDNYRTTYSPDMVPLEGPEDWDEPRTIIVPPLLIRKPGRPRKNRRKAYNETLFEKKVRCCSKCKLPGHNKTTCPGGAIGSNTKRNGSTSEEGGLAFQSQSSSQAGSAGGSMPATKKPRRFT; this is encoded by the exons ATGGCGGGAGAGTG TTACATGAGACCTAATTCTGGACATATGGTTGCAAATACTTGGAGACAGGACAAAGAAAATGACAG GGATTCAACACCTCATAAAGGTCCAACGGCAACTTTATCTCCCAGGAAAAGCCCAAGGCTGATTGAAAAAGCTAAGAGGACGGTTGGTGTTAGTTTAACTAAGATGGTTCTGGATTTTGAGAACCATGTTGAGGAGCCGACACAGGCTAGCAGTCAGGTAATTGTGAATCTAGATGATGATTCACTAGGTACTGAATTCTGGAAATCAGCCGCGAATAAAGtagatgttgttgaagaagctgTCAATGCGACTAAGGAATCAGTGTTGCACCTTCAGAATCTTAATGCAGATGATTGTCACCCGGAAGACCAACCATGGAGCCAACCACTCATATACAGTGAGGGTGAAGATGATGCTGATTGGAAGGAGTTTTTACACAATTTTAGTATGAAAAGCAGTGCTGGTAAGGATAGTGAGGAAGACGATGAAG ATGATCATTATGACCGGTTGTTGGAGACGGATGATGAAGTTGAAG TTTTCAAAGAAGTTAAGGAACCACTGATTGATTTTGAGATTGAAAATGGTAAAGGGAAGGAAATTGCTAATGGATCGGAAGATCATTATGGTCCTGAAATGGTTGGTAGGCCATTACCTAATCATGAAGTTAGAGTGGTTGATAATGGGCAACATTGGTTTGATGACAGTGATTTTGAAGATTTCCTTGTTGCTGCTGATTCAGTGGATAATGAGTTATTCCCTGAACCAGAAAATGAAATACAAGTTGTAGTTGATGACAGAATTGATGAGGGGATGGAATTTCCAGACAAGACCGCTTTTAAGAGACATCTCAGAAATATGTATCTACTAGGACAGAATGCAGGTTTAGTAAGAGTGATAATATTAGAATCAAGGCGTGTGTGTAAAGGCTTTGGAGAGCCCATTCTATGTCCGTGGTATATATCTGCAAGGAGGATCCCTGGTGAGGCGACTTGGAGCATAAGAGATTTTCACTTGCACCACACTTGTATTGGGGATCCTTATGGGAGGAATTCATGTGCAAATCCAGAATTTGTAGCTCAACATGTGATTAACAAGCTAAGGGAGTCACATGTAAAGAATGTACCTAAACCTTCTGAGATTGCTGCCGAGTTTTGGACAAGCCACAACACCTTGATCCCGTATCACGTTGCATGGAAGGCTAGAAACAATGTGTTGGAGAGGATAAACGGAAGCTTTGATGAGAGTTTTAGACTCATACCAAGTCTGTGTGAAATGATCAAAAGGACTAATCCCGGATCAATTGCTACTTTCACTTACGGAAG AGACAATCGATTTGAATCTGTGACTATATCTTTTGATGCCCCAATGAGGGGTTTTATAAATGGTTGTAGAAATGTGGTTGGGCTGGATGGTTGTCACCTGAAGGGAAAGTATGGTGGTTGTCTACTATCTGCCACTGCTCTTGATGGGCAGAATGGATTGGTTCCTTTGGGTATCATGGTTTGTAGAAACGAGTGTGCGGAGAACTGGTTCTTGTTCTTGAATAATCTCAAGCATAGATTGGCTGATCATCCCGTTGAGCCAATCAACTTCATATCTGATAGACAGAAGGGTTTGAGAGACGCTGTCCAAAAGTTGTTCCCTACTTCACCACATAGGTTCTGCTTCAG GCACATGTATGCAAACTTCAAAATGCACTACAAGGGATCTAAAGTACACACACTATTTTGGAATGCTGCTAGAGCTTATAAGCCTAAACACTTTCAG GCACACATGGATAGTATGATGTCAGAGAATGTTAGTGCTTGTCAGTATTTGATGGGCGAGGATCCTAAAAGCTGGTGCAGGGCCTTTTTTGACCACAAGAGCGCTTGTGAACACTTGAGTAACAACTTTTCTGAAAGTTTCAATAACATGATAACCAACATTAGGGAGAAACCTATCTGCAAGCTAGTTTTGATGTATGGACAGCTAGTGATGGGGCTGTTTTACAAGAGAAGAAATGCTTGTGTTGGATGGGATTCTGGGGATTTGGTTCCTACTGCCAAAAAATTATTGAAGAAGATGTTTAAGAAAACAGGGGAATATAAGGTAGAAGGAGCGGTTGCTGGAAAGCTTTATGAAGTCACAAGCATACATAATACAATATTCACTGTTGACCTTGAGAAACATACTTGCAGCTGCATCCAATGGCAGCTGAGGGGTTTCCCCTGTCAACACGCAGTCTGTGCTCTGCAGCAAATCAGGCCCAATTGGGTTGA GTATTGTGCCAGATATTACTCAGTGGATAACTATAGGACCACCTATTCCCCTGATATGGTGCCATTGGAAGGGCCTGAGGACTGGGATGAG CCAAGAACAATTATTGTTCCTCCATTGCTCATTAGGAAACCGGGCCGGCCTAGGAAGAACAGAAGGAAGGCCTATAATGAGACCCTATTCGAGAAGAAAGTCAGGTGCTGCAGCAAATGCAAGCTGCCTGGTCACAACAAGACAACTTGTCCTGGTGGTGCAATTGGCTCTAATACAAAGAGAAATGGGTCTACATCTGAAGAAGGCGGACTGGCATTTCAATCCCAATCATCATCACAAGCTGGAAGTGCTGGTGGTTCTATGCCTGCAACGAAGAAGCCAAGAAGATTTACTTGA